The genomic window GATAGCACAGCACAGCATGAGAGAGAGCACAGTCTTAAAATTTAAATAGCAGCAGTGCCAACAAAGACTCAATTAGACCTATGAATCTTCCATGCtacccatttttattttctcaataatgtgtgtttgtgtgattATCATTCTAACAAATGCAAATAGCTTCTTTCAtcctaaatattttacatttttttaattaaaaaaaaaagttttccttctgtcagaACTTACATTCATCTCACTGCTGGCTAtcaaaaaaggcaaatgtgTTCCAAGCATAAAGTAAATGATTTATCTCCACTTCTTGTTCTCCCTCCTTCTGCTTGTGGGGAATGAATTCAGAAGAATTATGTGGCAAACATGCATCTCAAGCTcctctttctgaagaaattttcCAAAGTCAACAATACTACAGCATACACACACAGCATTCACTAACAAAACTTCCCTCTTACCACGCTCAGTGACTTTTATTGTACACTGACTAGAGGCTTAATACTTAAACTCAGTATGTATGAATTTCGTTAAAAACTTGTGATGATTTCACATTAAACACTCTATTCTCATtaatacattttacttttttgctGGTGAGACAGTTGCCTACTCTTCGCTGCCCGGGCAGAACTATAAAGCTGGTATGTGAGCCTGGGATTTTCAAGCTGCATTCAACTCTCCACATGTAGGATTGTctgaaacaaagggaaaaattaagtggaaaagaacaaaagagtAATGGAGTTAGCTTAAACAGCAACTGTGAAGTACTAAAGGGACACAGTTATTAGCAGTCAGAGCTGCTACCTGAAACAGCAGAAGATAGATTTATGCAGATATAATGTGAAGCATTAAGGAAAGCATTGTTTGGGCAATGAAGCAGTTGGATCAACCCAGTCCTCTCTGCTCATTTACAGCCTGTACTTCcttttaacattattatttcttttgagaGTAAAGTATGATAAGATACAAGTAATATTCACATACAAAAATAGCATTCTTAATGTTCCATTACAAATAATCCACATGTATGGCACAATATTGGCTTTACAGATTATATAAGAAGTTTATTAGGAAGTAAAGTGCTCAGTTTTACAGATCAATACATTCTTGATCATTGTAGAAGGCTTGCATAATTAATAGCTTCCTAATAAGACCAAACACTGTACATTTATTTCCTATGCAAACCTTACCTTATTACTAAGTGACAAATGATATTAGaatctaaaatttaaaaatgaaataataaaaatgttcaaaacatTTATCAAGTGCCCATGCACTTACTGCAAGGCCTATTGTCGACACACACGGGTACCCCATGAAAACTTAATGCACTTCAAGATGAAGTTTGTTATTAAGTAACGACACGTTACAGAAATATACCGCAACAAATACAGCTATGAATgcacatattttcattttcataataaaCATATGCTACAAATAAAAAGGAGCTGCATGATTGAAtgtacattttcaaatacacattttttacaGGCCAGCTATTTCAAACCATACTGCCAGGTCTCTGACAGTAGAGAGACAAgagcatcatttttttcctagtgcaggacaaaaaaaacaaaacccacagaaacaaaaagccctTCATAAGACTCACAATCTGTTTTCCCACTTCGTTCCATTCTTGAGCCACAGCTACCAAGAAATTCCAGTCTCTGCACTGaacctcctcctgctccacctTTTATTAAGTAAGTTTCTGTGCatagggtttcttgtaaactTAAGAACAGGAAAAGGCATAAAGTCTTATTTAGTTTTTGCACGTTCTCTGATTAGAGGGAATGCACTCTGGGTATGTCCAGGCAATGCAGTGATAAGAGCATATGCAAAATGTAGCTTTGCTCACATAGCACCACTGCAAGAAGTAGTACTAGCCTCTGGCAACAACTtcaatttgaaacaaaaatacaccaATATAACATAAATATGCTGTTTTTACTTCGTTAAATACGCATTTTTCCTCTATATCGCCTACTAATAGCTAAGATGGGTTTGATTACgtagctttctgttttcctttaagcTAACTGTATGAATTTAAATACAAGAGAACTGCCATCTTCAGGATAAAAACACAACTGACAGCCTCTCTCCTAAACCAACAAGCCATAGACTGAAACAGGCTGCTAGGCAAAACCACACACACTGTGCTTCAGTGCCTTCTAGAGGAAAACAACATAATGTGGCATAtctcctttcaaaaataaagtgtCTGTGACatggaaagcacagaaaattaaatactaaATATCAGTGGTTAcactaaaaacacctttccaaAGGAATCACGTTGAATCCCTGGAGAAGAGAATACGTGAAAGCAAATCTAATAATTTTACAAGCTGTTAAATGTAAATACAGGCTACATAGGTGAGATGTGCTTTGCAGAACTTCACAGAGCACTTGATTGGGTTTTCCCTACCACTGGGCTCCCCTCCCATCCAAGGAAGAGTCAGCATTTTTCAATCGTGtgtgattttaaataatgtGCCAAGTTATTGTGTTTACCTAAAGAAGTGAGGAATATTTACCCCAATAACACTTAGATCCTCAAAATATGGCACTAAAAGTAGGCACTATACAACAGAGCTGAAGACGATTATGTTAACTGGGTGTAAGAAGGCAATTGTCAaacattacttttaaaatgctaatgACATGGAAGAAGGCCTAACATACATGGTTTCTATTACAGAATGATCTGATTCACAGGTGTACAAACTCAGTGCACTTTCTTCTGTTTAGACATGTAGTATTTCTCAATAACACAAAAAAATGgccattttaaagtaaaatgttaGTACACCAAAAATAACTccagaaaaatatacaaaaactcagagttaaaataaaaagatgttgATTTGTCTCTTTGAAAAGTGtcaattaaaatgaatgagACAATAAACtagtgctgttttctttaaaaaatgtttttcaaaacttttaaaaattctgtttttccaatagaaagcagaaaaccCACAGCTCTTCATTTGAATGGTTTAGCTAGAGCACATTTTGTCTAAAGCTTGCTGTTCTCGTGAAGCTGTTCCCCATAACACATGTATAAGTTTTCTGTCCATGTAGATTTCCtcttgcattttcatttccaaggCTAGCTGGCTGGTTGTTGGTGACTTTAGCCTGACGTTTGGCTTATGTAGGTCTGAAAATGCCTTACGAAGAGAATGTTTCTTCTTACACACCACTGGAGCTTTCCTTCAGTGGTCTGATCAGAATGGAAACAGTGGAGTCAGGCGTTTGCTGGCTTAATACTGGCCCCAAACTACCAAGCCGATCCTACACATGGATGTTACTCCCCccattccctcctcccccatcaATACCATCCGACTGTGAGGAAGATGGCCGCGAGTTCCTGGAACGAGGCTGGCCGTTCAGCCCCAGCGGTGTTCCCAAACGATGGCTCATTTGGGATGCTGTGTCATCTGATTCCCAGCGCTCCAACTCCTCTCGCACAAGCCGCTCCATCTGTTCCCGGTGGATTTCATTGTCACGACCCAGTCTTTCATCCTAAACAGGTACAAGATGCAAGATGGAAGTGCAGTTTCCAAACCGCAGCCTCGCCAAAATCCTATGTGATACGGGAAATCCCTACCGCACTCAAGTATTTCAAGAGGCTAGAGGCAAATCACAGCTACTGCAGTAAATGGCTTTCTTTCCACTAACACAACTCCCAGGTTGTCCCTTTCACTTATGAAAGCAGAATTTGTATTACACCTTTTAATATTTAAGTCCGCCTCCAGAAATGTAGAATATACTGAGGAAAGAATGTCCCCAGTGAAGATCCAGATCGAGAATCAAGCAGATTTTTTGGGTGCAATAACAGTAAAAGCCAGGGACACTACATTCATGACAGGGCAGCTCTAAGTCTGACCCACATAACCCACCAAGACAGAACATCTCAACCACCCCTTAGCAGCCCTTTTCTGACTGTTCTTGACCCATCAGGGAGCTGACAGGTTTTAGTGTCCGCAGAAATAATGCACTTATCCTGCTGGCTGCTTCCACATGGCCCTTTGAAAGGGGAAGGTAGGAAGGGAGGCAACAGGAGGTAGATAACCACACACACTCCCAGAAAAAAtcaggagaagagcaggctgCACAGCCTGCTGGACTGGATCACCTTGACTCTGCCAGGCTAGTCCATAAAACTTTGTATTCATCCCAACAGACAACAAGGGATGAAAAAGCTTCTTCAGCAACTCCTCATCACCACTGCTGTCCTGTCCAGGGGTTTAAATGGTGCTCTGCAGCCGCAGCATGACACAGGTCTGCTAGAAGATGCCTTCTCATATCTGAAACTTGCATCATCTCCCTTCGGTAACACAAAACTCCAGATTGCTCAGCCAGTGCCAAAGCAGCCACGTCATCTTTACCACAAGGCCCTCCACCCTCCCAAGccaagcagcagaaaacatgTACTGACACTGAATAAGCCATGCCagctgtggccagcaggtgaCAACACAGGGCAGAGCGGGGTTACTTACCTCTGTCACTCCGTCCAACAGCCTTCCCAACACATCTCTCCTTTTCAGTTTGGCTCTCTCCATCGCTTCAAGCTTCACAATCACCGCATCGATCTTGGAGACTATACTGCCGATTGAATGCTCCATGCGATCAACCCGCCTCATGAGTCTGAGGGCAATAAACAATTTCAACTTATTAAACTAAGTTGAAGGGCTTGGTAAACTTACAAGCCTCAAGATCTtactactaggaaaaaaaaaaaaaaaggaagtagtAGTTTTCTGGCATTATTCTAACACGGctattttctctgttgtttcgGTGACCAggttttcactttctttttttgaggggtgggagggaagggacaGATTCCCATGAGCCTCTCTAAAATACTTACAATTCAAATAATACTTGAAAGCTACAGATGACTTCAGCACCTGAAAATCCTGACTTTTACTGAATTATTTGACTAATATTCAGTTATAGGAGAGACTTACGTGACAACGTGCCTTACATAAAAATCCCCCAAGGGAAACCCCACCACATGGTTTTGCTCCCCTAGGAAGCTCAACTTACACTTGGAACTCTTCGTAGGAAACCCCACTAGAGCTGCTGCCCCTCCTCCTGGAGCTGTGCCCACTGTCTTCATCCTCGTCCTCCTCAGAGTCATCCAAGCTCCGGGGGAAGCTGCGGCTGCTTAGAGGACGTGGCAGAGAGCTCCTGTCCAGGTCCAGATCCTCCTTTAGGGCAACACAACCCACGGACAGGGAAGATAAAAAGACTTGTCACCTGTGCACTGGGGAGGCCAAAGCCTTCCACCTTGACATTTTACAGTTCTGCTAAGACAGCCAGGGTagagagcaaaagcaaaaggaaacacAAGTTTTCTCCTGGGGCAGCAAACCAGCACAGGGAGCAGATTGGCTGACGGTGCTGATGGCAAGTTATTCCTAATGCTGAGCTCACCCTCTCTTTCTCCAGGTCATCTCTCATCTGCTGGTGTTCATGCTCTGTCAACTCCTGGTCCCCATCCTGATCATATTTGGTAAATATTGCTTCAATCTCTGCATCAGTGTGGCCcttcctaaaaaaaaagcaataaaaacagatcccttactttttattttcagatgctAAATCAACTTCATGTGCTGGAAAAGCAATTCACTCCCAATGAACTTTCATCCCCAAACAAAAGACACAATGAACCCAGAGCTGCCCATAAATTCTGCCCCATCAGGTATACAAAACACTGACCACAACAAAGCTCAGCCCTTACTTTTCATTACCTAATGGCACACACCTCCCCTGACCTGCACCCTGATCCTTCCCAACCATCCTTGGACTTCTGAAAGACATCACAGAGACAAGATCAACTTGCACGAAACACTTCACATCGTATGTCTGGGCACACTACTCAAGATTAACAGTAACAGCTTCCTTACCCTTTTAGATCTTGCCGGAGTTCATCAAAATTTAGTTTCCCCCCGCCTTGTCTTAGGCTTTCTGAAATGTCATCAACAGtagttttcttcagtttaagTTTGACCATGGCTTTGTTATAgccctaaaagaaaaaaaaagatttcttgttTTACTCGGCATGAAGCATTAGCACTTGATTTCTAACAGACTTCTTTTGTGGATTACCAATATCTACTAGCGTACACAAGCATTGATTATGTTCCAAAAGCTCTGTCTTTTCCTCCAGCTTacccattttttatttcagtgcttaaaTTAACAACATGAAAATGCCCCTGCAGCTAAAATTAAGGCTTTTATCATTCAATTGGCACTGCAGGCCAGTAGGAATAGATTATTTCAAGACACCTTTGGCAGCTACTGACAGTTAAGTGACAGTTTTAAACAGTGCTGACAAACTGGGTACAACTTATATTGGTCATTTTGCTTCCCTCATTCTGCAGTTGTACGaatgatttataaaaacaatCTTCATCCCAACAAAGTAAGATTTCtaatttttcccttctctgttttAACAACCAGTTCCCAAGTATAAAACACTGGATCACCGGTCATGCTAAGTATGTGTTTAGACATTTCTGACCATGGTACAGCACCACACCACCCATGCCAGAGCACACGCAGGTGCATGTCGTTTTTCCTAAACCGAGATTCAGGTCGAgcttttaattctgtatttgaaaaccttaccagcagctgccctgggagCTCCCAATACGTAAAACAAGACTCCACTCATGTTATAGCCTGATGTGAAATAACTTGGAATGCTGTGCCCAAACAAAATGGCACTTCAGCTTCACCAAGTGAGTACCTCTCTATCTACCTAGACAGACATACCCTGTGTCATACTCACTAGAGGCTGATCCTTTGACATAAAGTCTCAGATTGCTAAAATATGTTGTGATTCAAGCTTTCATTGTTTAATTTCCATTCAACTCACAcgtttattttaactgaaagatGCATATTTTCCACTAGCTGTTGCCAGCTTTACTCTTTAGTTTCTATAGTGTTTTCTGGATGTTCAGATGTGAGGAACGagacatgaaacaaaacaaaccattacttttacctttctgataaGGTCAGACAGTTCCATTTCTGCCTTCTGTTGTGCCATATCCGATTTGACTTCAGAATATGTATCATTGATAATGGCCAAAAACATGTTCTGTTcatggaagaaatgaaaaagatgctTAAAAAATCTCCACAAGTCCAAATCCTACTCTGCCCGTGGCCTTCATGTGCAGACCTACACATTtgtgttgtgtttatttttttaaaggggcCAGGAGAAAATGGTGCCATATTTAAAAAGCACCAAGTGCTTAAGGTATTGAAATACAATGATCTTCAGCTTTTAATGAGAGTTACTTGTAATTAACCTAACTGGAGAATTTGTTTCTAAAGAGGGTTCATACCTACACACAGTGGTGCTGATAAAATGTGTTCTACCTGCAGAGGGTCCAACTCGTACACAAAACATCTGTGAATTCATCTAGGCATTACAGCTGGCAACAAAAATGCCATGGAGATGCAAGTTAATTACTCATCCCCTAATAAtcagcacaaacacacagatTTTACCCTGTTACAGCCCTGCGTGTGGTTCAGAACAAAGATAAGAACAAAAAGATGTCAAATCAGACACTTGGCATGCTTGTCACCAACTCTGCTGTGCCCTCACATTCCAGAGCTTTTCTGCTAccccttagaaaaaaaataataatgtttcttTCCCTTGCTGGCCTCTGCACCTCTGGATTTTGTGAGGTGATTCAAAGCACCTGCCTCATGCACTTCTTTGGTCAGAGTAACCCATGTATTATTTTCCAGCTGTCTCCTGTTGACTACCACTTCTCATCCCAAAGACCAAACAAGAACTCACTAATGACAAGGGTCAGTAAATCAGTCTGTGAGTTAGGATGATACACGACTGCTGTACAATTTTAGGTTAGTAAAATCCTGCTCTAATTGTTGCCACCTTATTAAATCACCAGAAGACACACCATTCTGGGAATAATCTGAGGACATCTTGCTCGCAGAAGTTTCAGCCTGGAGATACCATTAGAAACCAGATTACTGTATAGCAATGCTAGTACCAAACTGCTGGTAAGCTACATACAGGTGGAAGATACTGGGACTCTTAACTtatattgacaaaaaaaaaagcggtTTTACTTGATGTCCTGGGTTCTGGAGGTCTTTCTCCCTCCACTTTTTGGTATTTAACTTCTACTAATAAGACTGTAATATGAATTCAACACTAGTGTGAACAGAGAGTATACAAACGATGGCTACTCACTACTAATATCTGTACTGTGTGAATTTAATTGAGACACTCATGTCTACATACTGCTTCTCAGATAAGCTGAGCCTCCTAAAATACTGTTTGTCTAGAAGTACAGGGGTAAtctgcaggggaaggagaacCCCAAATTGTTTTATGGAAATCAAGAATTGGTCCAGCTCTGCCCCAGATGAGGAAGACAGGATATGGGCTTGCTGTGTATACAAGCTAGGCACTGCTTagaattagaaatgaaaaattcttcataataaattaaaacaaacaagcaaacaaacaaacaaaaaaaaatggagcactATAAGGGAGTGAGAACAAATATACAACGCATATCtactttaaaggaaataaaaagcaaaaagtgtAGTGAAAGATGATGTAAAAGTGAGGCCCTTTCCATGGAACACAAATGTGCCCCAATTAGCAGTAGGAATCCAAGAACAAGAGGTGCAAAAATGGCCATAAAAAGAAACTTGCCACCTACCCACCCCATGTAAACAAAGGTGTACATACCAAAAGAATGAAGAACATAAAGAACACAAATGTAGTGAAATAAATTGGTCCCAAAATTCGATTAGCTTCTTCAACCTCTGTGAAGTTGAAGTCTCCCAAAATGATGCGGAACTGAgtaaatctttaaaaacaaaacacatccaGGGGTTGAGAAAAACACTTTTGGATCTGTGCACTTCTCAATCTATTCCACTGTAACAGTCAGATGGGCAGCAGAGAGGTCTGCACTACTATAATACTTCATCAGACATTGCCAATTCAGTTTCTCAAACCCACCTTTACGCAAAACCAAACCTGTGATCAGATACAACACATGAAGCATAACTAAGGTGGTTATTTCTGGCTTTTGGTCACAACTGACAAtggcagcaaagaaaaccaaTGACCCAAGCCTGTCCCTCTCCTATGCCTTCTGCTCTTCACGTATGTAAAATCCCAACCATTTCCTTCTgaagctgcctctgcctctccaCAGGAAACATTTTGCTCTCTATGCCCCACTGtaagagggggggaaaaaatctgttaGTTTGGTAATTACCACACTTAGAATCAGGTTATGTTGTACCAAACCAATACAGGGGAAATTGATTTACTGTCCTATACTGAGTCCAGCCTCACTCATGGATTCTCGCAGATACCTACAAATGATAAGCATTTCTAAAAAGCCTACAAATGACTAAACATTTCTAAAAAGCAGCTACTGAGCTACACCAGCAGTGAGATGCCTACAGCTTATCTCTTTAGATAGATGTTATAGGATTTCTTTGGTCTCTGTTCAGGTGTACTGAGAAATTCTTTGCATTCTTTGTCATTTTACTTACATACAGTCCTGGAAAGTGCTGAAATCATCAATCTGAGTACCAAAGACAAGATAGGCCAGCTGAGCATAtgctaagaaaataataaaaaacataataGCGAAGCCAACAACATCTTTGACACAGCGAGACATGGTAGTGGATAACTGACTCATCGTTCTGTTGAAGTTCACAAATTTGAAAAGCTGTtgatagaaaaaagaaaaaaaactgtgaagACAAGTAAGACAGTTTCTCACAACAACTGTTGTCTGGCTTTTTACACAAGACACCTTACTGAATTTCACAAAGTCAGGTAatttatattcagaaatatacattgcttccaaaaaaacactaaggcttgaaatgtgaagaaaaaaaactgtgagAAAACAAACTTCCACTTCCACTCCTATCTGAAACCCTAGCTTAAGAGCAGTGTTACTGATATGCTTCCAaaagtctatttatttatctttacattctttcagaatgaaatagaaaaacGTGAGAAAACACGATCACACAGCTGACCTTGCTTTGAGCAGGTGGTTGGACTAGAAACCTCCTGAAGTCCCCTTAAACCTGCAtaattctgtttctctgcagctctgcagttatttctaataataagctgctttgtttttacaggGTGATGCAAAAATTGCATGCAACTTTGACCTACAAAACAGCAGGAGACGGGATAACGTGCTTGATAATTATCAATTATCAATTGATAATATTTATCAATACTTATCAATTGATAAGTCACAATTTGGAATATCATAGCTGAAATGCATTTATCATTGCTCTTAAGTTTTCCACTGCCAGACAATTCATAAACTTCATGTTCCTCTGCAATTTTTACATGCAGAGGACAGGAAAGTCAGGAAGACAAGTAGCActagaaaggagaaattaaaattaaaaaaaaaaaagttataaaaataagttaaactAAAGCAACACATCTAATTTTGGTATGAATTGGACTAGCTCTCCCACATTTATGACTTGAATCAGACACTACCAACAACTTCTACCAATACAGCAgttttgaaaagataaaatggGTACAGTTAAGCCAATCTAGGAAAAAGCAGTATCCAGTACTAAGTCCTGATTTGTCCACTCAggaataatgaaaacatttcctgaCATTCCTGCTGTGACAAAGCACTACAGACTGCATCTTCAGGACTTAAACAAGAGCTGAATAAAGCCGAGAGAGAATTATAACCTTGTTTTTAATCTGCAAGAAGGTACCCTTGTGCTCTCTATCTGTCCCATGACCAATTTTAGGAGAACATgatgaaactgaaagaaatacatGACATGGCATTCAGAACACTCTGAAAGCTCACATCCTGCTTTTAGAATAAGGACAGGAAACTTGGAGTTACCTTAATCCAGACAAAAAACACAGTGACTGCAGCAATGTTGTTGAATTGCATTTGCCAATAGGCCAAGGGTTCAAAGTTGGGGAATGAGTTCTGATCTTCCAGCAGCTTCTTCAGGAGCATATCAACAGTTGAAGTCCTGTAGATGCTAATTCCTATAGCTGCCACAGAGAGCTGAGAACAAGAGAAACGAATGTGTGAAAGATGATGAGagttttaaaacacagtttttttAGCCTAAAATATTCACAGATAGGATGATGGCGCTATCCTTTAAACCCACTATGAATGCAGTGCCATTAACATCTCCCACAAAgtacatttcagaaagcaatttcAGGCTTAATATAAAGATTACCTACCACAATGATAACAATATCAAGACAATTCCAAAGACTTCTGAAGTAGTGCAATCTATGAATGTGAATTTCTAATATCTCTTCCACCATATAGTAGAGAACAAAGAGGCAAAACGCCATTTCACAGGCTGCcaggaaaaaatcaaaagtgGAGATGTAGTGAATCAGCTTCACCGGCTGAAACTGCCAAGACGTAAGAAGGCCTCCGGTTGCTGGAAACTCCACTAACAAcctgcatttggaaaaaaagaaaacaaaaaagtttcatttaaacAGTGTCCAGAAAAAAGCACTACAAAAGAaacttggttttatttatattattatttaaatcaaGTGGAAATAGGCAAAAGCCCACACATGCTTCAAATAAGTCTTCATGCAGTTGAATAAACCCCACTACTGTTCCTACATCATGCCACGTGAAGGCCACTGGTGCTTCTGTGCATACCTTACAACGCAGAATAGGTTGATGTTCGCATTGTATACAGAGAAATCAATGAAAGCTGCTCTCGTCCCTCTGTCCAGCCACAGGTTGTTCTTCAGGCTGGCAATCTGCACAGCTGTCACTTCCCTGCTCCTTGAGAGGTCTTGGTAATAACCAGCCCCGCTGTACGTGGCAAGCAAGCCCCAGTGGCTGCTCCCATTCAAATCCTTCTCGTTGGTGTATGTCCAGCTAGTTCAGAAGTAGTGAGACAGAGCATGTTAATCCTTCCGCTTTCAACTTacaattaacaaaacaaatacaatctgaccaaaaaaaaaaaaacactaccaaaTTTGGTAAGGTTTCTTCAGGAGCAGACTTCACAGTGTGCTGGATTTAGGTAGCTTTACAAACTGGATTTTAGCTGGCTTTACAGACAGAACATAAAGCAATTCCAGagttgcccctgagaagtgaCTAACCACACCATTCAGCATAACCCAATCAGAAAAAACATACATCTACGTGACGAACAGGACTACGTACGCTGTCCCATTTCGAAGCCCAAAAGGTGCAGTATCTTCATTAGCTACAGAATAGACATCGTAGCAGTCTTTGATTTCATCCTTCAGATCCTCGGGTATCGAGCACGAACCATTTCTCACTTTCAGCTGCCGAATGCGAGGCACCCCTAGGAGCAGGTTCTCGTAATAAatgaagcttttgttttctgccatggttttgttgttgtacCACATATCCCAGTAAAGACCATCCAGCAGAGGGCCTTCCGTGAACTGCGGAGGAAGACAGAATTTTAGTTTGCATGCTGCCAGCACTGTTTTTATACGTCTTAATTCTGTGgaaatgtaagatttttttttttaatgttaaggCAAAGGTCTTACTGTTAGCTGTGCTCCAGAGAtgttccccagccctgccctgccctacTAGCATTACCTAGCCTAGCATTACCTTCACATATTGAAGGCCAACTTTGCTCCATCGCTTTGACAAAGAGCTCTTCGTGAACCAACCCCGTCATGctagaaaaaaagagcttgCAGATTGAATTTACAGGCCATGACAGGAGAAACAAGTCACAGCAACAGCGAGATAACAGTTTGTTTATCATATTACCTTCCAGAAGTCATCCATTGTGGACAACGTTTTGAAGTCAGTTTTCTCCATTTTCGAGACAGGTG from Anas acuta chromosome 4, bAnaAcu1.1, whole genome shotgun sequence includes these protein-coding regions:
- the PKD2 gene encoding polycystin-2 isoform X2, with the translated sequence MAGRGREQLELERLGEAARAGSCPPPSPPPSACSRQAWSRDNPGFEPEEEEAAAAAAAAGPVLEMDVEWGSPAASLGSGTAGQGGGGAGRRQRRRLPAGRGGAAEPPSRLQGPPDGAAPHRAAWAKRLAGRLRGLWGTRLMEESNTSRERYLKSVLRELVTYMIFLVVLCVLTYGTVSSSMYYYTRVMSQLFLETPVSKMEKTDFKTLSTMDDFWKFTEGPLLDGLYWDMWYNNKTMAENKSFIYYENLLLGVPRIRQLKVRNGSCSIPEDLKDEIKDCYDVYSVANEDTAPFGLRNGTAWTYTNEKDLNGSSHWGLLATYSGAGYYQDLSRSREVTAVQIASLKNNLWLDRGTRAAFIDFSVYNANINLFCVVRLLVEFPATGGLLTSWQFQPVKLIHYISTFDFFLAACEMAFCLFVLYYMVEEILEIHIHRLHYFRSLWNCLDIVIIVLSVAAIGISIYRTSTVDMLLKKLLEDQNSFPNFEPLAYWQMQFNNIAAVTVFFVWIKLFKFVNFNRTMSQLSTTMSRCVKDVVGFAIMFFIIFLAYAQLAYLVFGTQIDDFSTFQDCIFTQFRIILGDFNFTEVEEANRILGPIYFTTFVFFMFFILLNMFLAIINDTYSEVKSDMAQQKAEMELSDLIRKGYNKAMVKLKLKKTTVDDISESLRQGGGKLNFDELRQDLKGKGHTDAEIEAIFTKYDQDGDQELTEHEHQQMRDDLEKEREDLDLDRSSLPRPLSSRSFPRSLDDSEEDEDEDSGHSSRRRGSSSSGVSYEEFQVLMRRVDRMEHSIGSIVSKIDAVIVKLEAMERAKLKRRDVLGRLLDGVTEDERLGRDNEIHREQMERLVREELERWESDDTASQMSHRLGTPLGLNGQPRSRNSRPSSSQSDDH
- the PKD2 gene encoding polycystin-2 isoform X3, whose amino-acid sequence is MEESNTSRERYLKSVLRELVTYMIFLVVLCVLTYGTVSSSMYYYTRVMSQLFLETPVSKMEKTDFKTLSTMDDFWKFTEGPLLDGLYWDMWYNNKTMAENKSFIYYENLLLGVPRIRQLKVRNGSCSIPEDLKDEIKDCYDVYSVANEDTAPFGLRNGTAWTYTNEKDLNGSSHWGLLATYSGAGYYQDLSRSREVTAVQIASLKNNLWLDRGTRAAFIDFSVYNANINLFCVVRLLVEFPATGGLLTSWQFQPVKLIHYISTFDFFLAACEMAFCLFVLYYMVEEILEIHIHRLHYFRSLWNCLDIVIIVLSVAAIGISIYRTSTVDMLLKKLLEDQNSFPNFEPLAYWQMQFNNIAAVTVFFVWIKLFKFVNFNRTMSQLSTTMSRCVKDVVGFAIMFFIIFLAYAQLAYLVFGTQIDDFSTFQDCIFTQFRIILGDFNFTEVEEANRILGPIYFTTFVFFMFFILLNMFLAIINDTYSEVKSDMAQQKAEMELSDLIRKGYNKAMVKLKLKKTTVDDISESLRQGGGKLNFDELRQDLKGKGHTDAEIEAIFTKYDQDGDQELTEHEHQQMRDDLEKEREDLDLDRSSLPRPLSSRSFPRSLDDSEEDEDEDSGHSSRRRGSSSSGVSYEEFQVLMRRVDRMEHSIGSIVSKIDAVIVKLEAMERAKLKRRDVLGRLLDGVTEDERLGRDNEIHREQMERLVREELERWESDDTASQMSHRLGTPLGLNGQPRSRNSRPSSSQSDDH
- the PKD2 gene encoding polycystin-2 isoform X1, which gives rise to MAGRGREQLELERLGEAARAGSCPPPSPPPSACSRQAWSRDNPGFEPEEEEAAAAAAAAGPVLEMDVEWGSPAASLGSGTAGQGGGGAGRRQRRRLPAGRGGAAEPPSRLQGPPDGAAPHRAAWAKRLAGRLRGLWGTRLMEESNTSRERYLKSVLRELVTYMIFLVVLCVLTYGTVSSSMYYYTRVMSQLFLETPVSKMEKTDFKTLSTMDDFWKFTEGPLLDGLYWDMWYNNKTMAENKSFIYYENLLLGVPRIRQLKVRNGSCSIPEDLKDEIKDCYDVYSVANEDTAPFGLRNGTAWTYTNEKDLNGSSHWGLLATYSGAGYYQDLSRSREVTAVQIASLKNNLWLDRGTRAAFIDFSVYNANINLFCVVRLLVEFPATGGLLTSWQFQPVKLIHYISTFDFFLAACEMAFCLFVLYYMVEEILEIHIHRLHYFRSLWNCLDIVIIVLSVAAIGISIYRTSTVDMLLKKLLEDQNSFPNFEPLAYWQMQFNNIAAVTVFFVWIKLFKFVNFNRTMSQLSTTMSRCVKDVVGFAIMFFIIFLAYAQLAYLVFGTQIDDFSTFQDCIFTQFRIILGDFNFTEVEEANRILGPIYFTTFVFFMFFILLNMFLAIINDTYSEVKSDMAQQKAEMELSDLIRKGYNKAMVKLKLKKTTVDDISESLRQGGGKLNFDELRQDLKGKGHTDAEIEAIFTKYDQDGDQELTEHEHQQMRDDLEKEREDLDLDRSSLPRPLSSRSFPRSLDDSEEDEDEDSGHSSRRRGSSSSGVSYEEFQVLMRRVDRMEHSIGSIVSKIDAVIVKLEAMERAKLKRRDVLGRLLDGVTEDERLGRDNEIHREQMERLVREELERWESDDTASQMSHRLGTPLGLNGQPRSRNSRPSSSQSDGIDGGGGNGGSNIHV